One Gossypium hirsutum isolate 1008001.06 chromosome A11, Gossypium_hirsutum_v2.1, whole genome shotgun sequence genomic window carries:
- the LOC107924619 gene encoding fruit protein pKIWI501, whose product MATAEVVSAQTAIHEEKPEEVVKVGEIATEEVPAVAPAAEPVAEEPKEAVPEAASGEPQAPETEATVETESKEVVKEPKAVTEEPEVEKKEEETPKETVAEPVAEESKESKETSEPTVEETKESTESTEAAAAAAAAAEVKAEAEAAPVEAPKEEAAKEEEKPAEAQAENTTTE is encoded by the exons ATGGCTACTGCAGAG GTTGTATCAGCTCAGACTGCAATCCATGAGGAGAAACCTGAAGAAGTGGTCAAGGTTGGAGAAATTGCAACAGAAGAGGTACCGGCTGTTGCTCCTGCAGCAGAACCTGTTGCTGAAGAACCAAAGGAAGCAGTGCCTGAAGCAGCATCCGGAGAACCCCAGGCTCCAGAAACTGAAGCCACAGTTGAAACTGAATCAAAGGAGGTGGTTAAAGAGCCCAAGGCTGTGACTGAGGAGCCAGAAGttgagaaaaaagaagaagagactCCTAAGGAAACGGTAGCAGAGCCAGTTGCCGAGGAGTCCAAGGAGTCCAAGGAGACTTCTGAGCCAACAGTTGAAGAAACCAAAGAAAGCACAGAGTCTACagaagcagcagcagcagcagcagcagcagcagaagTAAAAGCAGAAGCCGAAGCCGCCCCAGTGGAAGCACCCAAAGAGGAAGCTGCAAAGGAAGAAGAGAAACCAGCTGAAGCTCAAGCTGAGAATACTACTACCGAGTAA